The Musa acuminata AAA Group cultivar baxijiao chromosome BXJ3-6, Cavendish_Baxijiao_AAA, whole genome shotgun sequence region GTGAAACATTTAGGTTCATTTATTCTAATGATGTCACTTTTATcgacgaaaatataaaaataaatgataaaatataattttaacatttagTGGTGGATGATGGAGTCGTTGGCATCGGCGGTGGTGGATGATGACATCGTTGGCATCAATGTTGATGCAGTTGTCTAATCGCATTTGACGATGATAAAATCTGCTCTCATCGCAACACCACTCACCTCCAAGAGGAGCGTGCTATTGATCTCATTGTCGCTTTGCATTTGCATCAACCCTAACGCAGTTGTCAAGAGGCAATTGTGTTGACGTCGATGCATATGGTGGTGAAAGTTGTCACGGCGTCTACAATAAAGATGGTGGCCACCTCATCGTTGATCCATTAGGAGGATTCCCGCCTTGACCCATCCCCTTTTGCATCTACGTTAGCATTGACACGGATGTCGAGTAGTTGTTGCATTGGACATCATGCTTGAAGATAGCAGAGGACGTGGCTATCGACCTCCTCTACCTCCACCAGAGCAACCCACCTACCGTGCGTGCCAACCTCAAGACCTCCAACGTCTTACTTGGCCCAGACTTTGAGTCTTGCCTTGTCGATTATGCTCTTATCTcgtctctcctcctccttcccttgGCCTCACCCCATGACCTCATCGCCCCCTCCTCCACTACCTCATCCTCCCTCTTTTACTGCATGCCCAAGTCCCACCTTCCCAAGCCCTCCTTCACCCCTCTCTCCGATGTCTACAGCTTCGGTGTCCTCCTCCAAGAGCTCCTCACCAGGATGACCCCCTTCCAGGACTTGCTGGAGGAGCACGATAACGACATCCCCTAGTGGGTTTGCTCCATGCAAGAGGAGCAAAATGACTCCGGCAAGGACCTCGGGTCATCTGGGAATGAGGCATCCAAGGAGAAGCTAACGATGCCGCTAAACATCATGGTGGCGTGCGTGGTGGTCGAGGCAAAGATGCAATCGCCGATGCGAGAGGTGCTGCGGATGATTAGGGAAGCATGGGTGGTGGTGATGGTCTCGTCCAATAGCAGCGATCACTCGTTAGGGAGGTGGTCGGACACGGTGCAGAGCTTGCCGAGGGAGAATGGATCGGAGGGTGACGATTGCTCAGCATATGCGTTAGCATCGACGCAGATGCAAAAGGGAGAGGTCGAGGCTGGGATCCACCCGTCGGGTCAATAGTAAGGCGTTTGCCATCTTTGTCGTAGACGTCGTGGTGACCACCACCATCTGCATCGATGCAGATGTAGAGCAACGTGAGGTGGGTGACAATGAGGTCGGTGATGTGCTCCTCGTGGAGGCAGGTGATGTCGCGATGAGAGCGAACCTTATCATCATCAGAGGTAGCCAGGTAACTACATCAACATCGACGTTAATGGCACTGTCATCCGCCACCATTGACACCGTCAGCCATCAAACATTTAAATtacttatttatcatttattttcatattttcaagCAGATGTTATTAGGATAAATAAacctagatatttcactttcataattatagaaatGTCAATATAACTTCTTAAAGTATATAGATCATGAAGCTAGATGCAATTAACTACATGGGGTGGGGTAATATTGAACCAGTCTAAAATTCATTGTTCTCTCGACTCTTTTTCCGCTGTGCGATCGAGAATCATGTAATCCATATGAAGGGCCAGGATGAGATATCTCTGGCTACAAGAGGACGTTTCTGCTGCGTTACACGACAGCATCCGTCCGTGGCGGTGCTACAAATAACGTCGGATTgagccctcccctcccctcccctcccctcgagCAAAGCAAAGCAGACGGAATTGATTCCCACTTGTGCAGCAAGCAAGCAACAAACCCTGCTGAATTGCCATTAATTTGTAGTATAGGTTATCTTTGTCCACAACAAAATTGCCATGTATAGCAGCAGCAACACAATACTCGGCCTCATTCCTACTACAAagctcacaccccccccccccccccccctaagcTATAATCTATGAAATAAGATCCATCATAATTCAATTTAAACCACCTTCTCTTAGGCCACGCCACATGGATCTCATTAAGgctaggagagggagagagggacgGACCCTTTGGTGGAATCTGAATATAAATACCAAACAGCAAAGGCTACATACAAAGATAGAGAAAGATAGGAGTGGTCTTTCGATTGGTGACAAGGCTTCATTATGGACCTTTTAAATCAACTAAAAGGCATAAACTATAATAGACCCAAGTGTCTAACCAAATGAAATCCTTCCATAAGCTAATGATCATAATATTCAAAAGAGATGTCCACATTACAACTAGGTAAAGAAATGACACTGAGCATCCAAAGAAAATATTCTCAATCTCATCAACTTATGTTTCACAAAGAAAGCAAGAACGAGCAACAATACGCAGCAATGTAAGTAGAGGAGAGGTGGGCGGTTGACAATGAAGTAGTTTCTAGCAAAACCAAGCAGTACCCAACAAAATCAATCATTTCCAAAGATTGGAGGCCAAAAACTATCAAGTAGCctttagaataaaaaaaattcagatcCTTTTAACATCATTAGGAAATACAATAAATCTGCAAGCATAATACCAAAAATATTTCATAGTTTGACCACACACTTTTGTTGGTTAGAAATGAAAAAAGGCACCTTAGAAGGTTTATGAATCAGATCAAAAGTAGCCTTTAAAGATAGAGTATCAAAAACTCAATTGccattcaaaatatcaacaaAAAGACCATCACCACCGACAACATGGGagaaatcaattttcaaatcattcacGGCATGTAAGAAAATACCATCATTTAGAGGACAAGAAAGTTTCTAAAGAAAAATCTtatcatatttaaatattttcgCTCAGTATCGCTCAACCCCAAAGTAATGAAAGTCAAGATCTTTTTAGCTTGATCATTTAGATCATCAAAACAGGTTGAGTTCCAATGAGAAAGGTCCCTTGTAAGACGTCTAAGCTTGAAAGTGAAGGAAGCATGATATACTGGGATTAAGCTAGCCTTAACCACAttatgaaaatatttatttttgatccaaaaaatttaaaaccaaaaaagcctCTTCTACGAGTCGAAGAACTATTAACATTAATAAAAAGGGAATAATTATCGGAACATGTGTAAGAAAGGTGAGTAACTATACATCTAAAACCATCTCGGGTTAGTGAAGAAATGATCCAAACAGATACAAATCCTAGCTAAGACCTAATGATTATTTGTTCATGTAAAACTTAGAcccaaaaaaatcaaaatctaacACCCCAACGGAATAAACGAGATTTTGGAAGGAGAGAACATCAATATTGCATGAGAACATCGAATCACCCTATTTATCATGCGCATCCAAAAGATAATTGAAATCCTCTATTAAACACTAGGTAATATCTGCAAGATCAATGAAGTCAGAATATCCAAGAAAATGTATTACAAGAAATCGAAACGATGCTAGCATTAACAACCTAAATCAATCATGGTTCAAAATCCTTATGTTGGATAATAGCAAGATGTCACCCAAAGCTCCCACCAAAGGCCACGTAAAACTCAACCACCAATGGCCCAATGATCGGATAAGTTCCCTTGTGAGATTTGATATCTCGGTTACCACATCGGTAGGATCCACACAAATCACCCACGGGGAAGATCTCACACTCGACACCCATTGACCAATCATTCTTTCTTAGTATTGACCACAGGTTATAAACAGGGTCTAGCACAATAGTGATGACATCCACTTCCAAATGTTCCTAACGTGAAGTCGAGGCTATAGAATTCACAATCTTCTTCCTCGGGGCAGGCACTGAGACATTCATGTCAGGCAACTCTCTATCCGTCCAGTTTTGATCTTTGGACCATATAAATCTCTTTCCAAAACAAGGACAGAACCAATAGACGGGGCATTAGAGCCAATGGGGTTGCTTCAATAGATTTCTTTGGAACAAAAGTTTCTTGCTATAGAAGAGAACAGGACTTACTGAATAGACAACTTGTTCTTAAACAAACTGGGGATTTACTTACTACATGTCAAAACAAGGTCTCATCAGAACTTGACATGGAGAAGTAGCAGATGGTTTCAATCATATTCGAAGAGAAATTATTGGCACAAAATTGCAGTCTATTAAGAGCTACTGTCATTCAATTAGGCTTTTTTAACACAATTAaccaaaatctaaaagaaaaatGGAGAACAAATTTCTATAGACAATAAAAAAATGTGTTTCGAAATGTCTGTTATCAGGtcatgtcaacaacaacaaaacgaaTATCATAATTCCCATGTTTTTTCTTTGAGAAACACAATGTGAAaacaagtccaaatgaatcaaaatATCAAACCTCAACTTTTCGATATCTTGCCACGACGGAAACAAAGCTAACTGAATGCTATAATAGAAAGAACTTAAAAAACTATATTGAAAGAACAAAGAGAAAGAATGATCTTTTCTTCTCGAGTGTCCAGAGAAGAAATCATCTTTCCTTCTGTTATTTACAGCTGCGGTCGTAGTTGCAGCCTGCTCATCATCTGGTGATAAACCGAAGCCGCATTTGACATGGACAGCACTGAATCTGGCACAGTTTCCTCCTTGGGCTCAAGTTTAGGTATCATATATCCTGCTTCAGTAGGCTGGAGATGAGCCAGATAAGGGTGAACTGGAGGCATAACAGACATCTTCATTGCGGCCATCGGACCCAGTCCAGCCATAGCAAGGTTTGTCAAGCCTGGTTGTCCCAATGCAAAAGGGAAGCTGGTTGTTGATCCTAATTGTTCTCTTCCCGGGAAGTTAAATGCATTCAGAGCTGTGTGGCCATCAAACCTCACAAAGCAGTCTTGGGTTGGCTCAGGTCTTTGTTGAAGGATATGCGGTTGAGGAGCTGAGATGGGTGCTGTGTTGGAGGGAGCAGAGTTTATGTGACTGTTGCTTCTTGCTGCTGGGACATCATGATTATGCTTTCCTTCATATGTCGTAATCACTGACTTGAGATCGTGTGAGGCTCTCTCTATGTGCTTCCGAACCATGCACCCTGGATTGGTGCACTTATAATAACTCCTATATCAAAAGAATTGCTTCTTTCATACTTTTTTCTCCaacaccaaccaagaagaaaaacATAACAAGGGCAAACCCAATGAACCAGTCTCTCACCAATGTGGAGTCTGGGGAGAGTAATACATGCAACCTTACCTCTATATTTGGAGAGACTGTTTCCGAACCAAGAAGAAAAACTTAAAAACTTCTATATGAACTAGAGTTTCTATGTGACCGTAACTTGAAGTATAACAAAATTATGATAATAGAAGGTACCTTGGGTTTGGATTTCCTTTGACAACCTTTTGTCCATACTTGCGCCAACGATACCCATCATCCAGTATGTCAATCTCACTGGTTGTCTGTACGACCACTCTTGGTTCACGAACTGCTCTTGAAGCTGCACTCATTTCAATAGCACAAGCATCCAGCTTTCTGAATCAGAAGAGAGGAAACCAAACAACTATATATCATAGTCCTCAGACACATAAGAAATGACAAACTGCAGAAAGTCGACATTGTTGTAACAaaaaattaaccttctttttgacTCAGTCTCATCTCCCTCACCATCACAACCAAGTGAGACACTGCCATGGGTTGCTCGATCGTCCTCTTCTTCATCATTGGACAATGTGGATGAAACACCAACAACATCAGGGGATAAACGAGTACCATCTTGAATCCGTTGCAAGGCGTTAGAAGTGTCACAGCATTCAGCAGCAACAGGTGCAGATGAAGTTGCCTCCAGTCCATCCCCCAACCATTCTTGGCCTCCATTACCACTTTGTGAGCTTCCTTTTACAGGCTTGCCATCAAAACTTGTTTGTGAACCAGGTTGTTCCGATTCATTAATCTGAGGGTCATTGAATGGGTGAGATGAAGGAACTCCAGACCGGCGATTTACATGGGGTTTTGGGTGATTGTGGGCACTCTTGTAGACTATCTCAGTGATATGGCCTTCGTGAGAGCGCTCCACCTTCTTCTTCACCTGACAATTTGGGTGAGTGCATTTGTAATAGCTTCTCGGATATTCGCTACCCTTTACCTGTTTCTGCCCATATTTTCTCCAATTGTATCCATCCTCAGCTGGAGTGCCAACAGTTGTAGAAAGTTCTCCTCTTAGATCAGCATCCCCGTCCTCCTGGTCATCGACAGCCGGAGAATGGTGACTTGCCACTAATGAGTCACTCATTCTCTGGTTTAACAGAATATTATTGTTGATATCTTTTCTGTCAGGTGGGAAAGAAAAACCAGCCTGAAGATGGATATCATGTTGATTCTGGAAGTTCACACTGCCAGCTTCTATACTTCTTGATTGTGTAGGCTTTTCTGGTCCGGTTGACACTTCCATGCTTGGTAACTCCTGCTGCTGGTCAATATAGAAACAGCCTTACGAAAATTGCTACTGAAAACAATCAATGAAATGGCATAAAAAGAGTTAAAATACTGATATAGATATTTGTAAGCTTGGATGGATCTTATTTTGTCAATGTACTCAGATTTGTACAAGAATCATGAGTGATACTCAAAGAAACTATGAAAGCTAAGACTAGAAGCTATTCCAATACATTTTCAGGGTTAGTAGGAAGATGTCCATCAtcaatatatacaaaaatatcAGAAGTATAATCGAGAACTGGCTGTCACAAATGTTGCATCAACCCTGTTGTATATTGACTAGATTATATACTTGATAAGATAGACCTGAATATGTCTTATTTGTATTTAGCTATCTCCTCGGAGGCCTAAACACAATGCAAGGACACACCTAAAATAGTAATCTAATGGTGGTGTATCAGACTCACATACCAAAGACTGAAGGTTCAAAGCCTTATCCAATAATTTCTTTTTACAACTGAAATATTGGTTTCATTGTGTGGCAACCACACTTATCAAAGGTTGGAGGTTCAAAACCGCATATGATAATCTTTTAAGATATCAACTGGCTTGACTGGTATAACAAGATCCTGGGATCCAATCCCGTCTTTACCACTTACTTTTGTGAAAAATAATAAAACACTTACACATGAAATGGGGACAATTGGGCTTCTACATAGAATAAGGACCAGAAGCACAAATAACAAAAACTAAATGAAAATTCTGTTACCATCAACATGCCATCACAAGACGTTATAATACATAACAAGAGCAAAGAACACCATTCACGAAGCTTGCAAGAGTGTGCCACAAAAGGGGAAATCAATATGTATTTTAGTTAAAACTCTACAAACCATGATATGCACCATGACCAGCCAACGTCAAAAGATCCACTTTTGTTTGGAAAACCATAGTGTAGCTTTACATTAAATGAAGTTCAATAGTAACAACAAGCATGATTATTCCTCCAGCAAATTAGAATAGACAATCGAAAGAATGTCTAACAAACACGTCCCAAGATATCTCCCAGCAGGAGAACAAATTTCACAAACTTAAAATGTTGGCTTGCCTCAAGAAAAACAGTATGCCCCTTGATTATTTTCCATAATCATCTTCAATAACTTCTAATCTGTCTTGTTTTTGAATGCCAGCACAGGCATAAACTAAAAGAAAGAAACCATATGTTCATAGCTAACCAGGCAGAAAAGTGCTTCTTTCGAATACCGAATATCAGTCTGTAAGTTATTTGATCATATCAACCAAGTTATTCCATTTCCTATCAGTAGGAGAACTTCTTAAGTTAACAAATCACGAACACAGTAGGCTATGTATGGAAGAAACACAATAGTTTGGTTTGAACAGCAgcaataatcaataaaatatataaagagaTACTTCTATACAGAGCTTTCCATAAATTAATCAAAAAGCAGGAACACAGTTTTCTACAATGAAATACGTATATGAGTTGACCTTGACCAACACTATCTGGCAGCAGTCAACAAACACAGagaaatgaagaaaaaatatCTATAGACTAGAACCAAACACCTGTTGTCTAACTGAAAATTCAGACACACATTTTAAGCAGCATATCTCCAATTTGAGGCATTTATATTGTCCATGATTATAGCAGAACAAAGAGACTGATAAAGAAAATAGATACAGCCTCCTTGCTGAAACATGTGCCATCATAAACTTACTTGGAGTGTGAGTAGAGCTAAGAGCCTATGACCTGGATCCTATCAACTCAAAAGTTAATTGTGGGTTTCAAGTCAAATTCAATTCTATTGAAAATGATCAACAATTCTCAAAGCCTACCAATAAAAGATCATATAACTTTTGAAGCTTTTTAACAAGTGCATCAAGTAGGTTAAGAGAACAAGTTTTGACGGAATAGAAGAGAAAATTGAAGCATTAAAAGAAAACAACTCTTAGTATGAATGCATCTAGGAAATATTTAGGTCAACATATTCATATCAGTGATTGTTATGATCTACATCATAAATTCAAGCACAAGTATCCGttatactttttaatttttttagtctAACAGAAAGCACAATAATCCCAAATCACATGAATTTTGGTTTTTAATGTTTTAAGCATCATATATTATGTCCAATAGAGCATATTTTAGTTATGAAGACCCCATGATGGTTCATTCAGTAGGATTGAGGCTGCAACCCTAACAATATGATTCTAGATCTTTTTTGTACATATCTATAgtgatggagaaaaaaaaaactatttgtgGAGGCTTAAAGTATGTGATGAATCAGGGGAAAACTATAGCAGCAACAGAATTCTTATTCACCACATTACCTTTGTTTCAGAGCTTGAAAGATTTAAGTGTGATTCTGGAGGAGGCTTAAAGGCAAATGCTTCTGGAATGTCTTCAAATAGGTCATCTTCACTTTTAGTAGGGTCTGATGAATCTGAGACCAGGATTGGGTTTGAAGCAACATTTTCTCCAAACTGGAACTTGCCTGTAGTCGGAGATAGTTGAGCCTAGAAAAATAACAATCAAAAGTAAGGTACAATGGGTTCAACCCAATATGTCATTTCAATTCACCAATAAACTAATAACAGATCTCTTGTGTCCTTGTTACTTGTGTCATTTCATCAGTTCAACACAACATAAGATGTACAGCACCAATATGGTAAAAGTTTTTGTTTATGTATGCAATAGTAAACACAGTTTGAACTAGCAGAAGACTTGGACTTAAAGGCTGTGTGCGACATCACATGATTCTTGAGTAGAATATGATGAttgcccttttctttttctttttcttcgcaTAATGTTTATTCAAACAGATGATTTGTCAGTCTGGTTATGTAT contains the following coding sequences:
- the LOC135639655 gene encoding probable WRKY transcription factor 2 isoform X3 gives rise to the protein MAGTEDNSSTIEYWPPPNSGSRTLSNSSNDEFGSKSLSIFLAENGNVGPSWKSETQSMGPSTKAEEGEAGVNDSNEFSLQSKLFGAPISSSSGGLAERMATRKGFNVPKLDTAGIPPASMASHSDIHSPYLTIPPGLSPTMLLESPVFLADPMAQLSPTTGKFQFGENVASNPILVSDSSDPTKSEDDLFEDIPEAFAFKPPPESHLNLSSSETKELPSMEVSTGPEKPTQSRSIEAGSVNFQNQHDIHLQAGFSFPPDRKDINNNILLNQRMSDSLVASHHSPAVDDQEDGDADLRGELSTTVGTPAEDGYNWRKYGQKQVKGSEYPRSYYKCTHPNCQVKKKVERSHEGHITEIVYKSAHNHPKPHVNRRSGVPSSHPFNDPQINESEQPGSQTSFDGKPVKGSSQSGNGGQEWLGDGLEATSSAPVAAECCDTSNALQRIQDGTRLSPDVVGVSSTLSNDEEEDDRATHGSVSLGCDGEGDETESKRRKLDACAIEMSAASRAVREPRVVVQTTSEIDILDDGYRWRKYGQKVVKGNPNPRSYYKCTNPGCMVRKHIERASHDLKSVITTYEGKHNHDVPAARSNSHINSAPSNTAPISAPQPHILQQRPEPTQDCFVRFDGHTALNAFNFPGREQLGSTTSFPFALGQPGLTNLAMAGLGPMAAMKMSVMPPVHPYLAHLQPTEAGYMIPKLEPKEETVPDSVLSMSNAASVYHQMMSRLQLRPQL
- the LOC135639655 gene encoding probable WRKY transcription factor 2 isoform X2, translating into MAGTEDNSSTIEYWPPPNSGSRTLSNSSNDEFGSKSLSIFLAENGNVGPSWKSETQSMGPSTKAEEGEAGVNDSNEFSLQSKLFGAPISSSSGGLAERMATRKGFNVPKLDTAGIPPASMASHSDIHSPYLTIPPGLSPTMLLESPVFLADPMAQLSPTTGKFQFGENVASNPILVSDSSDPTKSEDDLFEDIPEAFAFKPPPESHLNLSSSETKQELPSMEVSTGPEKPTQSRSIEAGSVNFQNQHDIHLQAGFSFPPDRKDINNNILLNQRMSDSLVASHHSPAVDDQEDGDADLRGELSTTVGTPAEDGYNWRKYGQKQVKGSEYPRSYYKCTHPNCQVKKKVERSHEGHITEIVYKSAHNHPKPHVNRRSGVPSSHPFNDPQINESEQPGSQTSFDGKPVKGSSQSGNGGQEWLGDGLEATSSAPVAAECCDTSNALQRIQDGTRLSPDVVGVSSTLSNDEEEDDRATHGSVSLGCDGEGDETESKRRKLDACAIEMSAASRAVREPRVVVQTTSEIDILDDGYRWRKYGQKVVKGNPNPRSYYKCTNPGCMVRKHIERASHDLKSVITTYEGKHNHDVPAARSNSHINSAPSNTAPISAPQPHILQQRPEPTQDCFVRFDGHTALNAFNFPGREQLGSTTSFPFALGQPGLTNLAMAGLGPMAAMKMSVMPPVHPYLAHLQPTEAGYMIPKLEPKEETVPDSVLSMSNAASVYHQMMSRLQLRPQL
- the LOC135639655 gene encoding probable WRKY transcription factor 2 isoform X1 gives rise to the protein MAGTEDNSSTIEYWPPPNSGSRTLSNSSNDEFGSKSLSIFLAENGNVGPSWKSETQSMGPSTKAEEGEAGVNDSNEFSLQSKLFGAPISSSSGGLAERMATRKGFNVPKLDTAGIPPASMASHSDIHSPYLTIPPGLSPTMLLESPVFLADPMAQLSPTTGKFQFGENVASNPILVSDSSDPTKSEDDLFEDIPEAFAFKPPPESHLNLSSSETKQQELPSMEVSTGPEKPTQSRSIEAGSVNFQNQHDIHLQAGFSFPPDRKDINNNILLNQRMSDSLVASHHSPAVDDQEDGDADLRGELSTTVGTPAEDGYNWRKYGQKQVKGSEYPRSYYKCTHPNCQVKKKVERSHEGHITEIVYKSAHNHPKPHVNRRSGVPSSHPFNDPQINESEQPGSQTSFDGKPVKGSSQSGNGGQEWLGDGLEATSSAPVAAECCDTSNALQRIQDGTRLSPDVVGVSSTLSNDEEEDDRATHGSVSLGCDGEGDETESKRRKLDACAIEMSAASRAVREPRVVVQTTSEIDILDDGYRWRKYGQKVVKGNPNPRSYYKCTNPGCMVRKHIERASHDLKSVITTYEGKHNHDVPAARSNSHINSAPSNTAPISAPQPHILQQRPEPTQDCFVRFDGHTALNAFNFPGREQLGSTTSFPFALGQPGLTNLAMAGLGPMAAMKMSVMPPVHPYLAHLQPTEAGYMIPKLEPKEETVPDSVLSMSNAASVYHQMMSRLQLRPQL